One region of Alosa sapidissima isolate fAloSap1 chromosome 1, fAloSap1.pri, whole genome shotgun sequence genomic DNA includes:
- the id3 gene encoding DNA-binding protein inhibitor ID-3 — MKAISPIRSVRSCYEAVCCISEQSLTISRSKTPTEDPVAPLCDMNDCYSKLKELVPSIPQNKSVSQVEILQHVIDYIFDLQIALQEESSAKDAPDMILSLKSSEIACKFSKEDGGVCH; from the exons ATGAAGGCCATCAGTCCTATTCGGTCTGTGCGGAGCTGTTACGAGGCTGTCTGTTGCATCTCGGAGCAAAGTCTGACCATCTCCAGGAGTAAAACGCCCACGGAGGACCCTGTGGCTCCCTTGTGTGATATGAATGACTGCTATTCCAAGCTGAAGGAGCTGGTACCGAGTATACCACAGAACAAGTCCGTCAGTCAAGTGGAGATTTTGCAGCACGTCATTGACTACATCTTTGACCTACAGATCGCTCTTCAAGAGGAGAGTTCAGCGAAAGATGCTCCCGACATGATCCTTTCATTGAAG TCGTCAGAAATCGCCTGCAAATTTTCCAAAGAAGATGGGGGAGTGTGCCACTAG